Part of the Deltaproteobacteria bacterium genome is shown below.
ACCTCACCGGCCCTGGTAGCGCGGCGGGCGCTTTTGCGCGAAGGCGGTCATCCCTTCCTTGAAGTCTTTGCTGCGAGCGGCGAGTTCGAGCGCGAAGGCTTCGTTGCTCAGGGCATCGGCAAGATCGACGTCGAGCGCGCGGTGCATCAGCCACTTGGTGAGACCCAGCGCGATGGTGGCAGCGCCGGCCAGCTCGGCGACGAGCGCCTCGGTGGCACCTTCGAGGTCGGCGTCGGGAACGGCGGCGTAGACGAGGCCCCACTCCGCCGCTCGCCGGCCGTCGAGCTCGCGCCCCAGCAGCAACATCTGCTTCGCCCGCGTCAGGCCGACCAGCCGTTGCAGCAGGTACGTGCCGCCGCTGTCGGGGGTGAACCCGCGCTTGACGAAGGGCTCGACGAAACGCGCGGTCTCGGAGGCGATGGTGAAGTCGGAAGCCAGCGCGAGATGGCAGCCGAGGCCGCTGGCCCAACCGCGCACGCCGCAGACGATTGGAAGCTGGACGTTGAGCATCGCCGAAATCAAGCGATTCGCTCCGCGCGGCATGCGCCGCTGTATGTCGCCGGCGCGCGGCTTCTTGTCGCCCTCGGTATTGACGGCAACCAGATCCATGCCGGCGCAAAAGTGCTCGCCTTCGCCGCTCAGCACAACCACGCGCACCTCTTCGTTGTCGGGTGCGTTCTCGATCGCGGCGATCAACTGTGCCAGCATCTCGCGCGTCATCGAGTTGCGTCTTTCCGGTCGTTGCAGGCGGAGGCGCAGCAACGGCCCGTCCTGCTGCACCTCGAGTTCGGGTCTGCTTTCAGCCATCGGACTCCCTCGCTTGATTGGCCGGCGCGCTCTGCGGTGCCGGCTCCGTCTGAAATAGCGCGCGCACACCCGCCTCACTGACCTTCATCGAAGCCGTACGTGGCAGGCTTGCCACAACGCGCACCTCGGCGGGAACCTGGTAGGCGACGAGATGCTCACGGGTAAAGGTGCGGAGCTGCTCGCCGTCGATCGGCGGGACCCCGTCATTCAGCTCGACGGCGGCGACCGGCACCTCGCCGAGGCGCGGGTCGGGCACGCCCACGACGGCCGCCTCGCGGACAGATGGGTGCCGTTCGAGCACGCCCGCCACGTCGGCCGGCACGATCTTGAAGCCGCCGCGATTGATGATGTTGTCGGCGCGCCCCTTGATCCAGACAAATTCGTCCGCGTCGATACTCGCGAGGTCGGTGGTGCGCACCCAGCCCGCGCCGCTCGCTTGCGCCGACCTCACCTCCAACAGACCCACAGACCCGGCCGGCAGCTCGCGGCCGTCGCCGGGATCGACCACGCGCAGCTCGCAGCCCGGATGCGCGCGGCCGACGCTGCCGCGCTTGGCTTGCGCCCACTTGCGGTGATCCTCGATCGTCCAGCCCGCCACGCCGCCGGCAAACTCCGTCGCGCCGTACGACACCAGCACCGGGATGCCGTAGCGCCGCTCGAACGCGACGGCTGTCTCGGGCGGCAGAGGCGCGGTGCTCGACAACACGGCCTTGATGCTCGACAGATCCTCGCGCGCAACGTTGGCGTCGAGCACCATGCGAACCGCCGCGGGCACGAGGCTGACTGACTTGGGGCGATGGCGCTTGACCAGCTCCAGCCACGGCTCGACACGAAACCGTTCGAGCAGCGCAATCGGTCGGCCGTCGACGACGCACAGTATGGTGCGCCACAATCCGCCGACGTGAACCAACGGCGCGCTGATGATCGCGACGCCCTGGCGCAGCGTTCGTTTCTCCGCGCCGCCCTTGCCGCGCTCGTAGTGCGCTACGCTGGCGAGGGACCGTTCGAGGGCGTCGTAGCTGAGCGCGACGCGCTTGGGCGGCCCGGTCGTGCCGCTGGTCAACATCTCCACCGCGACGCCCGGAAGCGGCTCGCGATGTGGGCCGGGGCCGCGGTGGGCGAGCCCGGCCTCCATTGCGATCGGTGGCAGCTCATGTTCACTGAGTGTGAGTCCCAGACTGCCCGCCGCCGCCGCGGCGCTTACCACCTCCGGCCGGTTCCAATCCGCACGGCACGCGACGATCGCCGGCAAGCGCAACTGGCGCAGGTCTCCGGCTAGCTTCGTGTCGCCCTGATGTGGATTGATGCTCACCACACACCGGCGCGTTGCCAGCACGGCGAGCAGGGCGCCCACGACGGCCGGCCGGTTTCGCAGAATCAGGCCGACGGCCGCGCCGGTGCCCAGACCGGCGTTGGTCAACTCGCGATCGAGACCGTCGATGATCGCCGATAACTCTTGCCACGGATGCCACACGCGCTCGAATTCGACGGCGCCCGCGGCCGGATCGATTCGCAGCACCTCGCGGATGCGCTCAGAGATGTCCATCAGCTCGGACGTCACACCGGCGAGCCCAAGGGGAGGGGCGCTTGCTCGCCTGGTTGCTCCTCGGCTGCGAAGCGCCGAGCGAGGACTTCGAGCAAGCCCTGGAGATCGCTGGCGCCGCCGGGTAAGTCGGGAAGTCGCACCGCGCCGTGTTGGCGACTCGGCAGCAAGATCGTGGCGTGGCCGGGCGTGGTGATCTCGCTACGCTGGTTCTCGCCCCACAGGTCGAGCTCCACGGCCGGACGGTCGCCGTCCGCAAGATACTTTCTGGTGATCCGCCCGCGCATCCAGTGCGTGTCGCCGACGAAGTTGAAGGCGCGAAATTGGCAGTCGAGCTTCCACAGCCAGGCGTCGTCTCCCATCCAATCGGTGCAGAGGTGAATCAGCCAGGTCTCGCGCATGCGGCCGTAGTCGTAGGTCGTCGGGTTGCCGGCCTTGCGTGCGTAGGCCGGGTCCCAGTGGCAGCGCTGCATGGCGTCGGGGATGTTCAACTCGTCGCGGTGGTAAAAGCCTGGAACCCGCTGGCGGTTCTTGTACGCCAGGCGCAGGGCGCCGACGCCGTAGAGGCCCATGCCGACGCCGACGTGCCAGCAGATGATGTCGGTGACGGTCAGCGGCCCCTTGACGAGCGGGCCCACCTCGTCGCCCTCGTTCACGTCTTCCCACAGGCGGGGCGTGGTACCGCGCGCCGTTTCGCGCGCGTATTGCGCGTCGATCGCTGCGAGTTGCTCGTCGCTGTAAGGGGCGATGGTGACCGGCCTCGACTCGCCCCGCTCCTGCGCCTTCTGGCGCTCGGTGCGA
Proteins encoded:
- a CDS encoding enoyl-CoA hydratase/isomerase family protein; this encodes MAESRPELEVQQDGPLLRLRLQRPERRNSMTREMLAQLIAAIENAPDNEEVRVVVLSGEGEHFCAGMDLVAVNTEGDKKPRAGDIQRRMPRGANRLISAMLNVQLPIVCGVRGWASGLGCHLALASDFTIASETARFVEPFVKRGFTPDSGGTYLLQRLVGLTRAKQMLLLGRELDGRRAAEWGLVYAAVPDADLEGATEALVAELAGAATIALGLTKWLMHRALDVDLADALSNEAFALELAARSKDFKEGMTAFAQKRPPRYQGR
- a CDS encoding long-chain fatty acid--CoA ligase → MDISERIREVLRIDPAAGAVEFERVWHPWQELSAIIDGLDRELTNAGLGTGAAVGLILRNRPAVVGALLAVLATRRCVVSINPHQGDTKLAGDLRQLRLPAIVACRADWNRPEVVSAAAAAGSLGLTLSEHELPPIAMEAGLAHRGPGPHREPLPGVAVEMLTSGTTGPPKRVALSYDALERSLASVAHYERGKGGAEKRTLRQGVAIISAPLVHVGGLWRTILCVVDGRPIALLERFRVEPWLELVKRHRPKSVSLVPAAVRMVLDANVAREDLSSIKAVLSSTAPLPPETAVAFERRYGIPVLVSYGATEFAGGVAGWTIEDHRKWAQAKRGSVGRAHPGCELRVVDPGDGRELPAGSVGLLEVRSAQASGAGWVRTTDLASIDADEFVWIKGRADNIINRGGFKIVPADVAGVLERHPSVREAAVVGVPDPRLGEVPVAAVELNDGVPPIDGEQLRTFTREHLVAYQVPAEVRVVASLPRTASMKVSEAGVRALFQTEPAPQSAPANQARESDG